The nucleotide sequence CTGTGGCTCAGTCTGAGAGTTATTTTAGTCTATTTAAAGATAAACGTATTCACCGTTTAGGCGCAGTTTCTTTACAAGAAAAAACAAATGCTTTAGCCGCTTGTACCCTCTTGTGTGTTCCTTCTACTCAAGAAAGTTTTGGCGGCGTTTACACAGAAGCTTGGAGTTTTGGTAAACCGGTTATCGGTTGTAATATTCCTGCGGTTGGCGAAGTGGTTACCAATGGAGTTGATGGTTATCTCGTCTCTCAAAGTGCCCCAGATATTGCGGATAGCATTTGTCAATTATTATTAAATCCTAGCCAAGCTCAAGCAATGGGAGCAGCCGGACAAAAAAAAGTCGAGTTAAATTTTACTTGGAAACGACTAGCACAAAAAACCGAACAAGTTTATCTCAATTTAATCTAAAAATTTGCTATGGCTCCCTTGAAATTACCTCGATTTATGAAATAATACAAATAAACTTATCTCGATTCGGTCATCATGTATCAGACTGATCCACCCCGGCCTCCAAAAGAGACTCTACCTACCATGTATGATCTCAAAAGCGAAGATCCAGAGGAACCCGGCTTGCCAGACGAATTTCATGATTTACAACCCGAATTATTGCGACGGACGTTTCAACCTACCAATTATTCCCCAGATGAAATATTTCTCGGCAGTGATTTAAATCTTTATTATGATGTCCGTCATACCCAATGGTATAAACGGCCAGACTGGTTTGCAGTTTTAGGAGTCTCTCGTCTTTATGAACAGCGAGACTTACGCCTCAGTTATGTCATCTGGCAAGAAGGCGTTAACCCCTTTATCGTGGTCGAATTACTCTCACCCGGCACAGAACAAGAAGACTTAGGGCAAACCCTGCGAGAAGTGAATCAACCGCCCACAAAATGGCAGGTTTACGAACAAATCTTGCGAATTCCTTATTATATTGTTTTTAATCGTTATACTGATCAATTACAGATTTTTGGCTTAATCACTAACCATTATCAACCTCTAACTTTAGAAGAAGGTCGCTTATGGATAGAGGAGATTCAACTGGGAATCGGATTATGGTTTGGGAATTACCAAGGATTTGAACGAATTTGGCTGCGCTGGTATGATAGCCAAGGAAACTGGGTACTAACCCCAGAAGAAGAGGAATATCAACGCGCTGAAAGCGAACGCCAACGCGCTGAAAGCGAACGCCAACGCGCTGAAACTGAACGCCAACGCGCTGAAACTGAACACCAACGCGCTGAGGAGATAAGCAGGCAATTAGAACAGGAACGTCAACGGGCGGCTAA is from Gloeothece verrucosa PCC 7822 and encodes:
- a CDS encoding Uma2 family endonuclease → MYQTDPPRPPKETLPTMYDLKSEDPEEPGLPDEFHDLQPELLRRTFQPTNYSPDEIFLGSDLNLYYDVRHTQWYKRPDWFAVLGVSRLYEQRDLRLSYVIWQEGVNPFIVVELLSPGTEQEDLGQTLREVNQPPTKWQVYEQILRIPYYIVFNRYTDQLQIFGLITNHYQPLTLEEGRLWIEEIQLGIGLWFGNYQGFERIWLRWYDSQGNWVLTPEEEEYQRAESERQRAESERQRAETERQRAETEHQRAEEISRQLEQERQRAANMAEYLRSLGIDPNNLPQ